One window from the genome of Eucalyptus grandis isolate ANBG69807.140 chromosome 7, ASM1654582v1, whole genome shotgun sequence encodes:
- the LOC104455738 gene encoding ninja-family protein AFP3 has protein sequence MEKCSRDLLQKFMCSSSGVHRPEYRTPNEETEELELSLGLSLGGKFGVDKSSGKLFRSSSIAGAMTLLGDEDNPTTLPSVPYPSLMRTSSLPTETEEEWRKRKEMQTLRRMEAKKRRLERQRSLKTEREGGCDDEKPDIEGNLGLNSRDKHQILVANGVCHVREIKSYINDGILQRPESSLRCYNSKLPPFGLAGWAEAAKQALIGAGVDVGIKGKCRASGGGGGGSAAPGVEAQGKISLDRSESDIKTALIQGSSSCRHDNGSIVKQLLQEANNKLVRTLSSKADENLNNTLIRAENQSPLKKSNSVDNGGKDFVTNATVDMPWVFTRGDGPDGKRIEGILYKYGKGEEVRIVCVCHGNFLSPAEFVKHAGGGDVANPRKHIFISTNPVIS, from the exons atggagaagTGCTCGAGGGATCTGCTGCAGAAGTTCATGTGCTCGAGCAGCGGCGTGCACCGGCCGGAGTACCGGACGCCCAACGAGGAGACGGAGGAGCTCGAGCTGAGCCTCGGGCTGTCGCTCGGCGGCAAGTTCGGGGTCGACAAGAGCTCCGGCAAGCTGTTCCGGTCGTCGTCGATAGCCGGGGCGATGACCCTCTTGGGCGACGAGGACAACCCCACGACGTTGCCGTCGGTGCCGTACCCGTCCCTCATGAGGACCTCCTCATTGCCCACGGAGACGGAGGAGGagtggaggaagaggaaggaaatgCAGACGCTGCGGCGGATGGAGGCAAAGAAGAGGCGGTTGGAGAGGCAGAGGAGCTTGAAGACCGAGAGGGAAGGCGGCTGTGACGACGAGAAGCCCGACATCGAGGGCAATTTGGGTTTGAATTCGAGGGATAAGCATCAGATTTTGGTGGCTAATGGGGTGTGCCATGTACGCGAAATCAAATCGTACATAAATGACGGAATCCTCCAACGCCCTGAAAGTTCCTTGAGGTGTTACAATAGTAAGCTGCCGCCTTTTGGGCTGGCCGGTTGGGCCGAAGcagccaaacaggccctaatcGGTGCCGGGGTTGACGTGGGAATCAAAGGGAAGTGCAGGGCAtctggcggtggcggcggaggaTCGGCGGCGCCAGGGGTGGAGGCACAAGGAAAGATCTCATTAGATAGGTCAGAATCAGATATTAAAACTGCTCTAATTCAAG GATCGAGCAGTTGCAGGCATGACAACGGCTCCATTGTTAAGCAGCTCCTGCAAGAAGCAAACAATAAACTGGTGCGTACCCTTTCGTCTAAGGCGGATGAGAATCTGAACAATACTCTAATAAGAGCAGAAAATCAGAGTCCTCTCAAGAAATCCAATTCGGTGGATAATGGGGGCAAAGATTTCGTGACAAACGCAACAGTGGATATGCCCTGGGTTTTCACGCGCGGTGATGGTCCAGACGGGAAGAGAATAGAAGGCATACTGTATAAGTATGGGAAGGGAGAGGAAGTTAGGATAGTGTGTGTGTGCCATGGAAATTTCCTCTCGCCCGCAGAGTTTGTCAAGCACGCCGGCGGAGGTGATGTGGCTAACCCTCGGAAGCATATATTTATCAGCACAAATCCTGTTATTTCTTAG
- the LOC104455739 gene encoding glycerophosphodiester phosphodiesterase GDPD6, producing the protein MRRNMALTSKNPDAITLLLFFCCALFTVMLTSAVVSVSAGRPLTYPLPSSVPLGEKQVLQTFRAYNVAHRGSNGEFPEETAPAYMRAIDEGADFIETDIQATKDGILVCNHDVTLDDTTDVADHKEFADRRTTYEVQWVNTTGWFVVDFTLAELKTLRAKQRYDFRDQQYNGKFQLITFEEYISIALDAKRTVGIYPEIKNPVFVNKHVKWSDGKKLEDRFVETLQKFGYTGSYLSEDWLKRPAFIQSFAPSSLVYISNQTKLPKIFLIDDVTIRTEDTNQTYDVITSDSYFNYIKDYVMGIGPWKDTVVPPLENYLQRATDLIAKAHALGMQVHPYTFRNENSFLHFDFHQDPYVEYHFWINKMGVDGLFTDFTGSLHRYQEWTSSSEKQTLQKIASMVSSFKRG; encoded by the exons ATGAGGAGAAACATGGCCTTGACCAGTAAAAACCCAGATGCCATTACtctcttgctcttctttt GTTGTGCGCTTTTTACGGTCATGTTGACGTCCGCGGTCGTTAGCGTTAGCGCTGGAAGACCCTTGACCTATCCTCTGCCGAGTAGCGTCCCTCTAGGCGAGAAACAAGTCCTCCAGACATTTCGCGCTTACAATGTCGCGCACCGAGGGTCGAACGGGGAGTTTCCAGAAGAAACGGCTCCTGCTTACATG AGAGCTATTGATGAGGGAGCAGACTTCATAGAAACAGATATCCAGGCCACCAAAGATGGGATCTTGGTCTGCAACCATGACGTGACGCTGGATGACACGACCGATGTCGCGGACCATAAAGAGTTCGCCGACCGGAGAACCACATACGAAGTTCAATGGGTCAACACCACCGGATGGTTTGTCG TTGACTTCACTCTGGCAGAATTGAAAACACTGCGAGCCAAGCAACGATATGATTTCCGAGATCAGCAATACAATG GAAAGTTTCAGCTGATTACCTTTGAAGAGTACATCTCAATTGCACTTGATGCGAAAAGAACTGTCGGGATATATCCAGAGATAAAAAATCCGGTTTTTGTTAACAAACAT GTCAAGTGGTCCGATGGAAAGAAGCTCGAGGACAGATTTGTGGAGACCCTCCAGAAATTTGGATACACAGGATCGTACCTGTCGGAAGACTGGCTGAAGCGACCTGCCTTCATCCAGAGCTTTGCGCCTAGTTCACTAGTATATATCTCCAATCAAACAAAATTGCCGAAAATTTTCTTGATCGATGACGTGACAATACGAACAGAGGACACTAATCAG ACATATGACGTAATCACCTCAGACAGTTATTTTAACTACATCAAAGATTATGTGATGGGAATCGGACCATGGAAGGATACTGTTGTTCCTCCGCTGGAGAATTACTTGCAGAGAGCGACTGATCTCATAGCGAAAGCACATGCTCTTGGCATGCAG GTGCACCCTTACACGTTCCGCAACGAGAATTCATTCTTGCACTTTGACTTCCATCAAGATCCGTACGTTGAATATCATTTCTGGATAAACAAGATGGGAGTGGATGGACTCTTCACGGATTTCACGGGGAGCCTCCACAGGTATCAAGAATGGACCTCCTCTTCGGAGAAGCAGACATTGCAAAAGATTGCGTCGATGGTTTCGTCCTTCAAAAGGGGATAg
- the LOC104453896 gene encoding probable inactive purple acid phosphatase 1, whose amino-acid sequence MVANSAVINGLIQRPDERIIIFNPRNGRKIAVHETVSALDGRASVKASPSVLGAAGQNTEWISLEYSSPNPSNDDWIGVFSPANFSASTCSPENPEVLPPVLCSAPIKYQYANYSSPAYVSTGKGFLKLQLINQRSDFSFALFSGGILNPKLVAVSNTIAFANPKAPVYPRLAQGKEWNEMTVTWTSGYGIDEAEPFVEWACQGGGKMRSPAGTLTFDRSSMCGAPARTVGWRDPGFIHTSFLKELWPNTVYYYRLGHKLLNGSYIWSQKYQFKASPYPGQNSLQRVVIFGDMGKEEADGSNEYNNFQPGSLNTTYQLSKDLKNIDIVFHIGDICYAEGYISQWDQFTAQVEPITSRVPYMIASGNHERDWPGTGSFYENTDSGGECGVLAETMFYVPAENRAKFWYSTDYGMFRFCIADTEHDWREGTEQYKFIENCLASVDRQKQPWLIFLAHRVLGYSSADFYAVEGSFEEPMGRESLQKLWQKYKVDIAVYGHVHNYERTCPIYQNICTNQEKNYYKGTLNGTIHVVAGGGGAGLAEFTTLQTKWSLFKDYDYGFVKLTAFDHSNLLFEYKKSRDGKVYDSFRISRDYRDILACTVDSCPSTTLAS is encoded by the exons ATGGTGGCAAATTCTGCGGTTATCAACGGTCTCATCCAGAGACCGGATGAAAGAATCATCATATTCAACCCCAGAAATGGAAGGAA GATCGCCGTGCACGAGACGGTCTCTGCTCTCGACGGAAGAGCCAGCGTCAAGGCGTCTCCTTCGGTTCTCGGAGCGGCG GGGCAAAATACGGAGTGGATATCATTGGAGTATAGCTCTCCGAACCCGTCGAACGATGACTGGATCGGAGTATTTTCTCCCGCGAATTTCAG TGCTTCCACCTGTTCACCTGAAAATCCGGAAGTTCTTCCACCTGTTCTATGTTCCGCACCGATCAAG TATCAATATGCAAATTACTCAAGCCCTGCATATGTAAGTACGGGAAAAGGGTTCCTAAAGCTTCAGTTGATCAACCAGAGATCAGATTTTTCGTTCGCACTTTTTTCTGGTGGTATATTAAAT CCAAAACTGGTTGCAGTATCAAATACAATCGCATTTGCAAATCCAAAGGCTCCAGTTTATCCTCGCCTAGCTCAAGGAAAAGAATGGAATGAA ATGACTGTAACGTGGACAAGTGGATATGGAATAGATGAAGCAGAGCCATTTGTTGAGTGGGCTTGTCAAGGTGGAGGAAAAATGCGTTCTCCAGCTGGAACATTGACTTTTGACCGTAGTAGCATGTGTG GAGCACCTGCAAGGACAGTAGGATGGCGTGATCCGGGATTCATCCACACCAGTTTCTTGAAGGAATTATGGCCCAACACTGT GTATTATTACCGGTTGGGGCATAAGCTATTGAATGGTAGTTACATTTGGAGCCAGAAATACCAGTTTAAAGCATCTCCATATCCTGGTCAAAACAGCTTGCAGCGCGTTGTCATTTTTGGGGACATGGGAAAG GAGGAAGCAGATGGCTCAAATGAGTACAACAATTTCCAGCCTGGCTCTCTTAATACCACCTATCAGCTTTCTAAGGACTTGAAGAACATTGATATAGTCTTCCACATTGGAGATATATGCTATGCAGAAGGATATATTTCGCAGTGGGATCAGTTTACAGCACAGGTTGAGCCGATTACTTCACGCGTTCCTTACATGATTGCGAG TGGTAATCATGAACGAGATTGGCCTGGAACTGGATCCTTTTACGAAAATACAGACTCCGGAGGTGAATGTGGTGTCTTGGCTGAAACAATGTTTTATGTTCCTGCAGAGAATAGGGCTAAGTTTTG GTACTCCACTGATTATGGCATGTTCAGATTCTGCATTGCTGATACAGAACATGACTGGAGGGAGGGGACAGAGCAATACAAGTTCATCGAGAACTGTCTAGCATCTGTTGATAGGCAAAAACAACCATGGCTGATTTTCCTTGCACATCGGGTATTGGGTTATTCTTCTGCTGACTTTTATGCTGTGGAAGGATCATTTGAAGAACCAATGGGCAGGGAGAGTCTTCAAAAACTTTGGCAGAAATACAAGGTTGACATTGCTGTCTATGGCCACGTTCATAATTATGAGAGGACTTGTCCTATTTACCAG AATATCTGCACAAATCAAGAGAAAAATTACTACAAAGGAACTCTGAATGGAACGATACATGTCGTGGctggcggaggaggagcaggcCTTGCGGAGTTCACTACTCTCCAAACAAAATGGAGCTTGTTCAAAGACTATGATTACGGATTCGTAAAATTAACTGCATTTGATCATTCCAACCTATTATTTGAGTACAAGAAGAGCCGCGATGGAAAAGTTTACGACTCCTTCAGAATCAGTAGGGATTATAGAGACATCTTGGCTTGCACAGTTGATAGTTGTCCAAGCACGACATTGGCATCGTAA